A genomic stretch from Vibrio coralliilyticus includes:
- the rsxA gene encoding electron transport complex subunit RsxA, with translation MTEYLLLLVGTVLVNNFVLVKFLGLCPFMGVSKKLETAIGMGLATTFVLTLASVCSYLVESYILEPLGLEYLRTMSFILVIAVVVQFTEMVVHKTSPTLYRLLGIFLPLITTNCAVLGVALLNINENHNFIESIIYGFGAAVGFSLVLILFASMRERIAAADVPAPFKGASIAMITAGLMSLAFMGFTGLVKL, from the coding sequence ATGACCGAATATCTTTTGTTGCTGGTCGGCACAGTGCTGGTCAACAACTTTGTACTGGTAAAGTTTTTGGGCTTATGTCCATTTATGGGTGTTTCCAAGAAACTGGAAACCGCAATCGGAATGGGGTTGGCAACTACGTTTGTCCTGACCTTAGCTTCAGTGTGCTCGTATCTTGTTGAAAGCTATATCCTAGAGCCTTTAGGGCTAGAATATTTGCGTACCATGAGCTTTATTTTGGTAATCGCCGTGGTGGTTCAGTTCACCGAAATGGTGGTGCATAAAACCAGCCCAACACTCTACCGTCTGCTAGGGATTTTCCTACCGCTGATCACAACCAACTGTGCAGTACTAGGGGTCGCCCTACTTAATATCAACGAAAACCACAATTTCATCGAATCCATTATTTATGGATTTGGTGCAGCGGTCGGTTTCTCACTGGTGCTAATCCTCTTTGCATCCATGCGTGAGCGTATCGCAGCGGCAGATGTGCCTGCGCCATTCAAAGGGGCATCGATCGCAATGATCACCGCCGGCCTGATGTCGCTAGCCTTCATGGGCTTTACTGGACTGGTGAAATTGTAA
- the rsxB gene encoding electron transport complex subunit RsxB, which produces MSAILIAVLALAALAALFGAILGFASIRFKVEADPIVDQIDNILPQTQCGQCGYPGCRPYAEAIANGDEINKCPPGGQATIEKLADLMGVEATDSAHDLDNNVKTVAFIHEDMCIGCTKCIQACPVDAIVGGTKALHTVIKDECTGCDLCVAPCPTDCIEMIPVETTTASWKWQLDAIPVVDITDSAKPQNGVN; this is translated from the coding sequence ATGAGCGCGATTCTTATTGCTGTATTGGCCCTAGCAGCACTCGCTGCCCTATTTGGCGCCATATTAGGCTTTGCCTCGATCCGCTTTAAAGTGGAAGCGGATCCGATTGTTGACCAGATTGATAACATTTTACCTCAGACTCAGTGTGGCCAGTGTGGCTACCCTGGGTGTCGCCCTTATGCAGAAGCAATTGCCAATGGCGACGAGATCAACAAGTGTCCTCCTGGCGGTCAGGCCACCATCGAAAAGCTGGCTGACCTTATGGGCGTTGAAGCAACAGATTCGGCTCACGATCTGGACAATAACGTCAAAACCGTCGCATTTATTCACGAGGACATGTGCATTGGTTGCACTAAGTGTATTCAGGCTTGTCCGGTTGATGCGATAGTTGGCGGTACAAAAGCCCTTCATACGGTGATCAAAGACGAATGCACCGGTTGTGACCTGTGTGTCGCACCTTGCCCAACGGACTGTATTGAAATGATTCCTGTAGAAACCACTACAGCGAGCTGGAAGTGGCAACTGGACGCCATTCCTGTTGTTGATATTACCGATTCTGCCAAGCCGCAGAATGGCGTGAATTAA
- the rsxC gene encoding electron transport complex subunit RsxC: protein MLSLIEQIKSGALWDFPGGVHPAENKKQSTKSQIARASIPQEIILPVKQHIGKPGSITVEVGEQVLKGQPLTKYDTSFMLPVHAPTSGKITAIEPRTTAHPSGLAETCIVISPDGEDRWIERKTQNDFTQSTPDELIEIIRQAGVSGMGGAGFPTAKKIQAGLARTEILIVNAAECEPYITADDMLMQENADEIIKGIEIVEHILKPKLTIIGIEDNKPQAIKALEQAALHKDIIIRVIPTKYPSGGEKQLIKILTNKEVPANNIPADIGLLVQNVGSLQAIKRAVCDGEPLIERIVTLTGNTFKQPRNVKALIGTPVQSLLDEFGYKADKKLPRLIMGGPMMGFTLPHANVPITKTANCILAPTRREISPDQYEMACIRCGQCAEACPASLLPQQLQWHAKAEEYDKCEELNLKDCIECGACAFVCPSEIPLVQYYRQAKAEIRTRKEESEAAERAKIRFEEKKARLERDKAERENRFKKAADDRRKDMKKTGGDDAIAAAIARVKAQKSESKSDEPAVKPAVAAAIAKAKAKQAAAMQAGDTEPDNSEMAKLREERKRQAREKKAQKTQDATPATSSDDKKDAVAAAIARAKARKAQQEGKPEPITAEPKNTEAAEEDPKKAAVAAAIARAKARKAQQEGKPEPVTAEPENTETAAEDPKKAAVAAAIARAKARKAQQEGQSESVTAEPESSELAAEDPKKAAVAAAIARAKARKAQQEGKPEPVTAEPKNTEAAEEDPKKAAVAAAIARAKARKAQQEGKPDPVTAEPENAQTSEEAPKKAAVAAAIARAKARKAEREQNNKFEENE, encoded by the coding sequence ATGCTGTCACTCATCGAACAAATTAAGTCAGGCGCACTTTGGGATTTTCCTGGGGGCGTCCACCCAGCGGAAAACAAAAAACAATCCACCAAGAGTCAGATTGCTAGGGCAAGTATTCCACAAGAAATCATTCTGCCCGTAAAGCAGCACATTGGTAAACCGGGCTCGATCACCGTAGAAGTTGGCGAGCAGGTACTCAAAGGTCAGCCGCTGACTAAGTACGATACTAGCTTCATGCTACCGGTTCATGCACCAACATCAGGTAAAATCACCGCGATTGAACCTCGCACCACCGCGCATCCATCAGGTCTAGCTGAAACTTGTATCGTCATTTCTCCAGATGGCGAAGATCGCTGGATTGAACGCAAAACCCAGAACGACTTTACCCAATCCACACCGGACGAATTGATTGAGATTATTCGTCAGGCTGGCGTTTCAGGTATGGGCGGCGCAGGCTTCCCAACCGCGAAAAAGATCCAAGCTGGATTAGCTCGTACTGAAATCCTGATTGTTAATGCGGCCGAATGTGAACCTTACATCACCGCTGATGACATGTTGATGCAAGAAAATGCTGATGAAATTATCAAGGGCATCGAGATTGTTGAACATATCTTAAAGCCTAAGCTGACTATTATCGGTATTGAGGATAACAAACCTCAAGCCATCAAAGCGTTAGAGCAAGCCGCGCTGCACAAAGACATCATCATTCGCGTCATTCCAACTAAATACCCATCAGGTGGTGAGAAGCAACTGATAAAAATTCTGACTAACAAAGAAGTACCGGCGAATAACATTCCTGCTGATATTGGTCTACTAGTGCAAAATGTCGGTTCACTGCAGGCCATCAAGCGTGCTGTGTGTGACGGCGAACCGCTGATAGAGCGTATTGTTACCCTGACGGGGAACACGTTTAAGCAACCACGTAATGTCAAAGCATTGATCGGGACCCCTGTACAATCGCTGCTTGATGAATTTGGCTACAAAGCCGATAAAAAACTACCGCGCCTAATCATGGGCGGTCCGATGATGGGCTTTACGCTTCCGCATGCCAACGTGCCTATCACCAAAACGGCTAACTGTATTCTCGCCCCAACTCGTAGAGAGATCTCACCAGATCAGTACGAAATGGCGTGTATTCGCTGTGGCCAATGTGCTGAGGCCTGCCCAGCTTCTCTACTACCTCAGCAGCTTCAATGGCACGCGAAAGCAGAGGAATATGACAAATGCGAAGAGCTCAACCTTAAAGATTGTATCGAATGTGGTGCCTGTGCCTTTGTTTGCCCAAGTGAAATCCCACTGGTGCAATACTACCGCCAAGCCAAAGCCGAAATACGTACTCGCAAAGAAGAGTCCGAAGCCGCTGAACGCGCTAAAATCCGCTTTGAAGAGAAAAAAGCGCGACTTGAGCGTGATAAAGCAGAACGCGAAAATCGATTTAAGAAAGCGGCCGATGATCGTCGCAAAGATATGAAGAAAACCGGTGGCGATGATGCTATTGCTGCTGCCATTGCGCGTGTAAAAGCGCAGAAATCTGAATCGAAGTCGGATGAACCTGCAGTGAAACCCGCAGTAGCTGCCGCAATCGCTAAAGCAAAAGCCAAGCAAGCGGCTGCGATGCAAGCAGGTGATACGGAGCCAGACAACTCTGAAATGGCAAAACTGCGTGAAGAACGCAAACGTCAGGCAAGAGAGAAAAAAGCTCAGAAGACTCAAGATGCCACGCCAGCCACTTCATCCGATGATAAGAAAGATGCGGTTGCAGCTGCTATTGCTCGTGCTAAAGCACGTAAAGCGCAGCAAGAAGGCAAACCGGAACCCATCACGGCAGAGCCAAAAAACACCGAAGCAGCCGAAGAGGATCCTAAGAAAGCTGCGGTGGCTGCTGCTATTGCTCGAGCTAAAGCACGCAAAGCGCAGCAAGAAGGCAAACCGGAACCCGTCACGGCAGAGCCTGAAAACACCGAAACAGCCGCAGAAGACCCGAAGAAAGCTGCCGTGGCTGCCGCTATCGCGCGTGCCAAAGCTCGTAAAGCACAGCAAGAAGGTCAGTCAGAATCCGTCACTGCCGAGCCAGAAAGCTCAGAATTAGCTGCAGAGGATCCAAAGAAAGCTGCGGTGGCAGCCGCTATTGCTCGAGCTAAAGCACGCAAAGCGCAGCAAGAAGGCAAACCGGAACCCGTCACGGCAGAGCCAAAAAACACCGAAGCAGCCGAAGAGGATCCTAAGAAAGCTGCGGTGGCTGCTGCTATTGCTCGAGCTAAAGCACGCAAAGCGCAGCAGGAAGGTAAGCCGGACCCCGTCACCGCTGAACCGGAAAACGCTCAAACTTCCGAAGAGGCTCCAAAGAAAGCCGCCGTCGCGGCCGCTATCGCACGCGCCAAAGCACGCAAGGCTGAACGCGAACAGAACAATAAATTTGAGGAGAACGAGTAG
- the rsxD gene encoding electron transport complex subunit RsxD yields MAFFIASSPHAHSRRSTPNLMKWVALCALPGLFAQTYFFGWGTLIQLGFAIILGLLLEAGVMLARKRHPMSALRDNSAIVTAWLLAVAIPPLSPWWLITIGLIFAILIAKHLYGGIGQNLFNPAMVAYVVLLISFPVQMTSWISPMELQPTAVSFGDAFSLIFAGFNLDGLSLQQIRTGVDGVTMATPLDAFKTALRTGNTAAEVLRQPQFSGLAGIGWEWVNLAYLAGGLVLIKLKVINWHIPVSFLVGLTVMSGLFAIVTPAETASPLLHLLSGATMLGAFFIATDPVSASTTVKGRLIFGAFIGAMVFIIRSWGGFPDGVAFAVLLGNMCVPLIDYYTKPRTYGH; encoded by the coding sequence GTGGCCTTTTTCATTGCCAGCTCACCCCACGCTCATAGTCGCAGGAGCACACCCAACTTAATGAAATGGGTGGCACTATGTGCTTTACCCGGATTATTTGCTCAAACTTACTTTTTTGGTTGGGGAACGTTAATTCAACTTGGCTTTGCCATCATTCTTGGGCTTTTGCTTGAAGCTGGTGTCATGTTGGCTCGCAAGCGTCATCCTATGTCCGCTTTACGGGATAATAGCGCAATTGTTACGGCTTGGCTGCTTGCTGTGGCTATCCCTCCTCTATCCCCTTGGTGGCTAATTACTATTGGCTTAATTTTCGCTATTTTGATTGCTAAACACCTCTATGGCGGTATTGGGCAGAACCTGTTTAACCCAGCAATGGTCGCTTACGTTGTGCTCTTGATCTCTTTCCCAGTACAGATGACCAGTTGGATTTCACCGATGGAACTTCAACCGACAGCCGTATCTTTCGGTGATGCTTTTTCGCTGATTTTTGCAGGATTTAACCTTGATGGCCTATCACTCCAGCAGATCCGAACAGGTGTTGATGGTGTCACCATGGCCACACCACTAGACGCGTTCAAAACGGCATTGCGTACAGGTAACACTGCTGCGGAAGTTCTCCGCCAGCCTCAGTTCAGTGGTTTAGCCGGTATTGGTTGGGAATGGGTCAATCTGGCTTATCTCGCAGGTGGACTGGTACTGATCAAATTGAAAGTCATTAACTGGCACATCCCTGTTAGCTTCCTTGTCGGTTTGACAGTAATGAGCGGCCTATTTGCTATCGTAACTCCAGCAGAGACAGCATCCCCACTGCTCCACTTGCTATCAGGTGCTACCATGCTGGGTGCATTTTTTATTGCCACCGATCCTGTCTCTGCATCCACCACGGTGAAAGGTAGGCTAATTTTCGGAGCTTTTATTGGCGCAATGGTTTTCATCATCCGTAGTTGGGGCGGTTTCCCTGATGGCGTCGCTTTTGCTGTGCTGCTTGGTAACATGTGTGTGCCTTTGATCGATTACTACACCAAACCTAGAACGTACGGGCACTAA
- the rsxG gene encoding electron transport complex subunit RsxG — MLNAIRKNGVILAIFACASTGVVALTHYLTKEQIRQQEQAQLLSVLNQVIPQQMHDNSLYKSCTMVTDPALGTDTPMPVYMASKNDEPTALAIEAIAPDGYNGAIKIIVGIKQDGTVLGSRVLAHQETPGLGDKIDLRVTDWILSFAGKKLTPENEADWKVRKDGGQFDQFTGATITPRAVVKAVKNTVQFVNDNRAQIQNQPLNCGGNNE, encoded by the coding sequence ATGTTAAACGCGATTCGCAAGAACGGTGTAATACTCGCGATTTTCGCCTGTGCTTCAACAGGTGTCGTCGCCCTCACTCACTACTTAACTAAAGAGCAGATCCGTCAACAGGAGCAAGCCCAGTTGTTGTCTGTGCTCAATCAAGTGATTCCACAACAAATGCATGACAACAGCTTGTATAAGTCCTGCACCATGGTCACAGATCCCGCCCTTGGTACGGATACTCCAATGCCTGTTTATATGGCGAGCAAGAATGACGAACCCACCGCATTGGCTATCGAGGCCATTGCGCCGGACGGTTATAACGGAGCGATCAAAATTATCGTCGGTATTAAACAAGACGGTACAGTGCTAGGTTCACGGGTACTGGCTCATCAGGAAACACCGGGGTTAGGCGATAAAATCGACTTGCGTGTCACTGATTGGATCCTGAGTTTTGCTGGTAAAAAACTCACACCTGAAAATGAAGCTGACTGGAAGGTGCGCAAAGATGGTGGCCAATTCGATCAATTTACTGGTGCGACAATTACCCCAAGAGCAGTCGTCAAAGCGGTCAAAAATACCGTACAATTTGTAAACGACAATCGCGCACAAATCCAGAACCAACCACTTAATTGTGGAGGCAACAATGAGTGA
- a CDS encoding electron transport complex subunit E, protein MSEHKTLIKNGMWDNNPALVQLLGLCPLLAVSSTVTNALGLGIATLLVLVGSNVTVSLVRDYVPKEVRIPVFVMIIAALVTCVQLLMNAYAYGLYLSLGIFIPLIVTNCIIIGRAEAFASKNALLPSAQDGFWMGLGMTSVLVVLGAMREVIGNGTLFDGADLLLGSWASALRIEIFQFDNSFLLALLPPGAFIGVGLLIALKNIIDKQLEARQPKQEKPTIERARVTNQ, encoded by the coding sequence ATGAGTGAACACAAAACACTGATTAAAAATGGTATGTGGGACAACAACCCCGCACTGGTTCAGCTACTAGGCCTCTGTCCATTGTTGGCAGTCTCTTCAACCGTAACCAATGCTTTAGGTTTGGGGATCGCCACTTTGCTGGTATTAGTAGGGTCCAACGTCACTGTATCTTTAGTGCGTGACTATGTGCCAAAAGAAGTGCGTATCCCCGTCTTCGTGATGATCATTGCCGCTCTGGTGACCTGTGTTCAACTGCTGATGAACGCATACGCTTACGGCCTCTATCTCTCTTTGGGCATTTTCATTCCTCTTATCGTGACCAACTGTATTATCATCGGTCGTGCTGAAGCTTTTGCCTCTAAAAATGCCTTATTACCCTCGGCTCAGGATGGTTTCTGGATGGGCCTCGGAATGACTAGTGTTCTGGTCGTTTTAGGTGCGATGCGTGAAGTGATCGGCAATGGTACCTTATTTGATGGCGCTGACCTGTTGCTTGGCAGCTGGGCAAGTGCCCTGCGCATTGAAATATTCCAGTTTGATAATAGTTTTCTGCTGGCACTTCTTCCACCCGGAGCTTTTATTGGCGTTGGGTTACTCATCGCACTGAAAAACATCATAGATAAACAGCTAGAAGCTCGTCAGCCAAAACAAGAAAAACCGACCATTGAACGCGCTCGCGTCACGAATCAGTAA
- the nth gene encoding endonuclease III yields the protein MNKEKRVQILERLRANNPNPQTELNWSTPFELLIAVLLSAQATDVSVNKATDKLYPVANTPQGIFDLGVDGVKEYIKTIGLFNSKAENVIKTCRILLDKHNGEVPEDRAALEALPGVGRKTANVVLNTAFGWPTIAVDTHIFRVSNRTKFAMGKNVDQVEEKLLKVVPKEFKLDVHHWLILHGRYTCVARKPRCGSCIIEDLCEFKEKVYPEN from the coding sequence ATGAATAAAGAAAAACGAGTACAAATACTGGAACGTCTAAGGGCAAACAACCCTAACCCTCAGACTGAGCTCAACTGGAGTACCCCTTTCGAACTCTTGATTGCCGTGCTCTTATCCGCTCAGGCAACAGATGTGAGTGTTAACAAAGCAACCGACAAGCTTTATCCGGTTGCGAATACACCACAAGGAATATTCGATTTGGGCGTTGATGGCGTCAAAGAATACATAAAGACCATTGGTCTGTTTAACTCAAAAGCGGAAAACGTCATCAAGACTTGCCGTATTCTGCTGGATAAACACAATGGCGAAGTCCCTGAAGATCGAGCCGCATTGGAAGCTCTACCTGGCGTCGGTCGCAAGACTGCCAATGTGGTACTGAATACCGCTTTCGGCTGGCCAACTATTGCTGTAGACACGCATATCTTCCGTGTCTCTAACCGCACTAAGTTCGCGATGGGCAAAAATGTCGATCAGGTGGAAGAAAAGTTACTCAAAGTCGTACCCAAAGAATTCAAACTCGATGTACATCATTGGTTGATTCTTCATGGGCGCTACACCTGTGTTGCACGCAAGCCGCGCTGCGGTAGCTGTATCATTGAAGATTTGTGTGAGTTTAAAGAGAAAGTTTACCCAGAAAACTAG
- the gloA gene encoding lactoylglutathione lyase codes for MSNGRILHTMLRVGDLEKSIKFYTEVMGMQLLRTNENKEYEYTLAFLGYGDESQGAVIELTYNWGTTEYDLGSAFGHIAIGVEDIYQTCDAIKAAGGNMTREPGPVKGGTTHIAFVKDPDGYMLELIQNKQASAGLEG; via the coding sequence ATGTCAAACGGGCGTATTTTACACACCATGCTACGAGTGGGTGATTTAGAAAAGTCGATCAAGTTTTACACAGAAGTAATGGGAATGCAGTTGCTGCGTACCAATGAAAATAAAGAGTATGAATACACTCTCGCTTTCTTGGGTTACGGTGATGAATCTCAAGGGGCAGTCATTGAACTGACTTACAACTGGGGTACCACAGAGTACGATCTGGGCAGTGCGTTTGGCCATATCGCGATTGGTGTCGAAGACATCTACCAAACTTGTGATGCGATCAAAGCGGCTGGCGGCAATATGACTCGCGAACCAGGCCCTGTCAAGGGAGGCACGACTCACATTGCTTTCGTCAAAGACCCTGACGGCTATATGCTCGAGCTAATCCAAAATAAACAAGCATCTGCTGGCCTTGAAGGGTGA
- a CDS encoding DUF2753 domain-containing protein: protein MGVAEWEKHTLLADIAMNDADHLRSILHYQQALTLSERISDSSEIDVEERLMISVISCHNMASFWRTMGDTKYELKYLQLASEKVLTLVPQCPNHHCDAFVDSMGCCKKALIEFMKRHPNPKIAKLVQDIDTATNCNLIARFRLN from the coding sequence ATGGGCGTCGCCGAGTGGGAAAAACACACGTTACTGGCTGATATCGCAATGAATGATGCTGATCATCTGCGTAGCATTCTTCACTACCAACAAGCGTTAACATTAAGCGAACGAATTAGTGACTCAAGTGAGATCGACGTTGAAGAGCGCCTGATGATTTCAGTGATTTCCTGCCATAATATGGCTTCGTTTTGGCGCACGATGGGCGATACCAAGTATGAACTGAAATATCTTCAACTTGCTTCCGAAAAGGTGCTGACACTAGTACCGCAATGTCCAAACCACCATTGTGATGCCTTTGTCGACTCTATGGGTTGCTGTAAAAAAGCATTGATTGAGTTCATGAAAAGACACCCAAACCCCAAAATAGCCAAACTTGTTCAGGACATAGACACCGCCACTAACTGTAATCTCATTGCAAGGTTTCGTCTAAATTAA
- the motY gene encoding flagellar protein MotY has product MKRLLATSLTLLFTSIASSVSAMDVRYVAKPQQSQWQMIANTPLECRMVHPIPNYGDAVFSSHASKKINLDFELKMKRPMGKTRDVSLVSMPPVWRPGDSSERITNIRFFQQFDGYVGGQTAWSILTELEKGRYPTFSYQEWQSRDQRIEVALSSVLFQRSYNAFSDCIANLLPYSFEDIAFTILHYDRSSVQLNKASQKRLAQIAEYIRHNQDIDLVLVSTYTANDESKSASQNLSEQRAEVLRDYFKSLGLPEDRIQVQGYGRRRPVDDNSSPIGKDKNRRVVISLGRTQV; this is encoded by the coding sequence ATGAAGAGACTGTTAGCCACTAGCTTAACGTTACTATTTACCTCTATTGCCAGTTCAGTATCGGCAATGGATGTTCGCTATGTTGCTAAGCCTCAGCAATCGCAGTGGCAGATGATTGCAAACACGCCACTGGAGTGTCGAATGGTACATCCGATTCCAAATTATGGTGACGCAGTATTTTCGTCTCATGCTAGCAAAAAAATCAATCTTGATTTCGAATTGAAGATGAAACGTCCAATGGGTAAAACCCGTGATGTTTCGTTGGTATCCATGCCTCCTGTCTGGCGCCCTGGTGACAGCTCGGAGCGCATCACCAATATTCGCTTTTTTCAGCAATTTGATGGTTATGTCGGTGGACAAACAGCGTGGAGTATTCTGACTGAATTGGAGAAAGGGCGCTATCCCACTTTCAGTTACCAGGAATGGCAAAGCCGTGATCAGCGTATAGAAGTGGCATTATCTTCCGTGTTATTTCAGCGTTCCTACAATGCATTTAGCGATTGTATCGCCAACTTACTACCGTATAGCTTTGAAGATATTGCTTTTACTATTTTGCATTATGACCGTTCAAGTGTGCAGTTGAACAAAGCGTCACAAAAACGTTTGGCGCAGATTGCCGAATACATTCGTCATAACCAAGATATCGATTTAGTTTTGGTGTCGACTTACACTGCCAATGATGAAAGTAAAAGTGCTAGCCAAAACTTATCAGAGCAGCGTGCTGAAGTATTACGTGACTACTTTAAATCTTTAGGTTTACCAGAAGACCGAATTCAGGTTCAAGGCTATGGCCGTCGTCGCCCTGTCGATGACAATTCTTCACCAATAGGCAAAGATAAAAACCGTCGAGTTGTAATATCACTGGGGCGGACGCAGGTTTAA
- the rnt gene encoding ribonuclease T, producing the protein MTVENEALTLKKRFRGYFPVVIDVETAGFNAKTDALLEICAVTLKMDENGDLQPASTIHFHVEPFEGANLEKEALDFNGIRDPFSPLRGAIPESEALKEIYKLVRKEQKAADCSRAIIVAHNATFDHNFVMAASERSKLKRVPFHPFATFDTATLSGLAYGQTVLAKACKAAGMEFDNKEAHSALYDTQKTAELFCGIVNKWKALGGWPLAGENVEDNN; encoded by the coding sequence ATGACTGTAGAAAACGAAGCATTGACGCTCAAAAAACGATTTCGTGGCTATTTCCCTGTCGTTATTGATGTAGAAACAGCAGGTTTTAACGCTAAAACGGATGCACTGTTAGAAATCTGTGCCGTCACTCTGAAAATGGACGAAAATGGCGATCTTCAGCCCGCTTCTACCATACATTTTCATGTTGAGCCTTTTGAAGGAGCAAACCTTGAGAAGGAAGCTCTGGATTTTAATGGCATTCGCGATCCTTTCAGTCCACTACGTGGTGCAATACCTGAATCCGAAGCCCTAAAAGAAATTTATAAGCTTGTGCGCAAAGAACAAAAAGCGGCCGATTGCAGCCGTGCAATTATCGTCGCTCATAACGCAACTTTCGATCATAACTTTGTGATGGCCGCCAGTGAGCGTAGCAAGCTAAAACGAGTCCCTTTCCACCCCTTTGCTACCTTTGACACTGCTACACTAAGCGGACTGGCTTATGGCCAAACTGTGTTAGCTAAAGCGTGCAAAGCTGCTGGGATGGAATTTGACAATAAAGAAGCCCACTCTGCCCTTTATGACACACAAAAAACGGCAGAACTCTTCTGCGGCATCGTCAACAAATGGAAAGCTCTGGGTGGCTGGCCACTTGCTGGTGAAAACGTTGAAGACAATAACTAA
- a CDS encoding Na+/H+ antiporter family protein translates to MNPVVISVCIMLLLALMRVNVVVALTFSAIVGGLVAGMSLNDAVAAFESGLGGGATIALSYAMLGTFAVAISKSGITDLLANSVIKRIHGKENGSASTGLKYAVLIALILVTMSSQNVVPVHIAFIPILIPPLLGVFAKLKLDRRMIACVLTFGLVTPYMVLPVGFGGIFLNNILLKNLHDNGLESVVASQVPVAMLLPAAGMIFGLLTAICFSYRQPREYKETELTHVEENTPSINKKNILIAGAGILAALSVQLTTGSMIIGALAGFMVFTFGGVIAWKETHDVFTKGVHMMAMIGFIMIAAAGFAAVMKQTGGVESLVEALSTSIGDNKPLAALLMLIVGLLVTMGIGSSFSTIPIIATIYVPLAAAFGFSPMATIALVGTAAALGDAGSPASDSTLGPTSGLNADGQHEHIWETVVPTFVHYNIPLIVFGWIAAMVL, encoded by the coding sequence ATGAATCCTGTTGTAATTTCAGTATGCATCATGCTGCTTCTCGCCCTGATGCGTGTGAATGTCGTCGTCGCTCTGACATTCAGTGCAATTGTTGGGGGCCTCGTTGCAGGCATGAGCCTCAATGATGCAGTTGCGGCATTTGAAAGCGGCCTTGGTGGAGGTGCAACGATTGCACTCAGCTACGCAATGCTTGGGACATTTGCTGTCGCTATCTCCAAATCTGGCATCACCGATTTGCTAGCCAATAGCGTTATCAAACGTATCCACGGTAAAGAAAACGGCTCTGCTTCGACAGGTCTTAAGTACGCAGTGTTAATCGCACTGATCTTAGTGACCATGTCATCGCAAAACGTCGTACCTGTACATATCGCCTTCATCCCTATTCTTATCCCACCTCTGTTAGGCGTTTTTGCAAAATTGAAGCTTGACCGTCGTATGATTGCCTGTGTGCTGACATTCGGCCTCGTTACCCCTTATATGGTGCTTCCTGTCGGTTTTGGCGGTATCTTCCTTAACAACATCCTGCTAAAAAACCTCCACGATAACGGGTTAGAATCCGTTGTCGCCAGCCAAGTTCCAGTGGCTATGCTACTGCCGGCCGCCGGCATGATATTTGGCCTTCTGACCGCTATTTGCTTTAGCTACCGTCAACCTCGTGAGTATAAAGAAACGGAGCTGACGCATGTTGAAGAAAACACGCCTTCTATTAACAAAAAGAACATCCTAATCGCAGGTGCAGGTATCTTGGCTGCTCTTTCTGTTCAGTTAACAACAGGGTCAATGATCATTGGTGCGCTCGCAGGCTTTATGGTCTTCACTTTTGGCGGTGTGATCGCATGGAAAGAAACCCATGATGTGTTTACCAAAGGTGTGCATATGATGGCGATGATTGGTTTCATCATGATCGCTGCAGCAGGCTTCGCTGCCGTAATGAAGCAGACTGGTGGTGTCGAATCTTTGGTTGAAGCTTTGTCTACCAGCATTGGCGATAACAAACCGCTTGCGGCATTATTGATGCTCATCGTTGGCCTGTTAGTCACAATGGGTATCGGTTCTTCGTTTTCGACCATCCCAATCATAGCGACTATTTATGTTCCACTGGCAGCCGCATTCGGTTTCTCGCCAATGGCAACGATCGCTCTAGTTGGTACTGCTGCCGCCTTGGGTGATGCGGGTTCTCCAGCTTCTGATTCAACACTTGGCCCTACTTCTGGTCTCAATGCCGATGGTCAACATGAACACATTTGGGAAACTGTAGTCCCGACTTTCGTGCACTACAACATCCCATTGATTGTGTTTGGTTGGATTGCGGCAATGGTTCTCTAA